DNA sequence from the Manihot esculenta cultivar AM560-2 chromosome 11, M.esculenta_v8, whole genome shotgun sequence genome:
GGATGGATTGGTGAGTCGTTTAGTCTTTGACCTTTGAAGAGACGCAAGAAAATATAAGGCTTTGTTTAAATGTAATGgttacaaaatattaaaaaattcctttataaattattttcttaaactgGGTTGGTTTTTTCCTGACTCAATGCCAAACATGCTATCAGTAGATCAATTGATTTCATAGTTTATGGGTAATCTTTCTTTGTGCTTGTGAAATGAAATTAGAGCTGTAATGGGCCTCTGCTGGCAAATCTCTGGTTACAAACTAATCGTCGTGGGCCTGCCAATTTCAATAGAACATAATCCCCAGAAAACCTCCAGGATTCCTTATATTGCAATTCAAAGAGGATTATGGACGTGCCAAATCCGATCAAAATGTAATATACAAGAAATATTGCATTATTAAGTAACAGATCATTTAGCTAAATTCGTCAGCGTGTTTAGGAGGCTTTATCCGCCAAGATCCATGCATCTATTGGAGATGTTGATGTCTGTTGAGTGATATATTTGCTGATCATGGTATGCTTTTTCTATGTTTATCCTTTTAAAACCACTACGACGATGTATATAATTGATGTTGTTTTGAATTACTTATCACAATAATAGTATTTTCTGCCTTTCCTCCTTCAAGATTTAGGACCTTTTTTCCTTGATAGTGTTCATAAATTAATATACAGGAACAGCCACAGCTACAGGTTTTAGCAAACGTAACCCCATTAATAAAGCAAAGCTGAAGCAACTCATTATGCTCATTTTCAACTACTTGGCCTTAACTTTTATTCCACAACTGCATGCTGTTGAGATTCTTTGCCATGTGAACTTGCtacaatataatataatagtCCTCTCAAAATACCCTAGCTCTTGACTTTTGTCCACCAAACTCTTATGCTTGGTGTGACCATAAGGTGTGACCATAAGATATATATGGCACGTGACTTGTAGGGCCACAGCAACGACCACCTGTGATTATGACTAATGGTGTGATCCCAACCACTTAACAGTTAATTAATTGATCAATGACTACCAAACTTCCATGTTCGAATGTGCCTaggattcttcttcttttacctCCTCCTTAGATATTATAcgctagaatttttttttttttttttttttaaggtgaCACAGTCCACCAAGTGCCCATaccaaaatcaattttaattgaattttaaaattaaatggaagAGTAGAGGTActcattttttattatgttataaTGGAAGGTTCGAATCCGAAACAATCGGATCAAGCGGAAGGCAATTGGTGGATAAAGGTATTCTCATGATTAGATTCCAGGTAAATTAGCTTTTATGTCCAATATTAATTATAGATTCTCATGATTCAAAACTATAAATTGGTGGCTACGATCAAGCTGAaaaagttttcttcttttttccacGTCCATCGACTATAGCATCtgcttttcttttagtttcaaaaaataataagaagggTACACATGGCTTAATCTATAAGctcattataaattttaattaacttgtttatttataaaatttaaaatttattagtcacttataaaaaaaataaaatgaataaaaatgatAGGGTACACATCCATTGGAAGATGTGTGGATCACAGCTGTGTAAGGCAGAGGGCCTGCATGATGATTCTTTACTTTTTCATCAAATAAGCAACACATTTATATGGTTGTTGCTTGTTCCACATGGGTCTTCGATGTGGGTTGGCCAGATTTTCAGCCTAAATCAATGCCAAACCAAACGAGAAAGTATTAAATAAAGTAGTAATTTCATCAATCGCATACCATCtcgtaattatataattatttatatttttatataattttttaaaaattattgacattaattaattaaaattattaattttatttaatggttttctaataaattattaaaactattaaatttattttctaatacatatattaaaataagaatatattaataaattactaaataaaaaaatagcctATAAATGAATGAGTATATATGTGACGGCAGACTCCGTCCACATCCATACATCCAtgcatatatataaaatttatttgtgactttttcttttttttaaaaaaaaaaaaatatttggttGAATTCATCTTAGCAGTGTGACTCACTTTACATGAAGAAATAGAATGACCAGACGATGAATGGAGTGTTTGGCAAGAAAGAAATTTCAAACCGTGTCAAAACTAAAGAAACATAATAATTGCTCACTTCAGCTGGATATTTCATAGTTTAAGCTTCCATTTGTCGTCCTTAACCGTGCATTagcttaaaaatgaaaaatagagaGGGCATTATCGTCATATGAGTAAGATTTCATGCAGGCCCGTGAAGCAAGGCCAGCCTTTAACGGCTGGCTGCATATATGTCTTTCTTATCTCTAATTTTTAGGAATAAATTCTTTGTTCTTATGGATGCCATTATTTTGCATGCTTCCAttttgtttaattaaatttaaaaaaattcattcaaatatatttaataataaaatgagattttatgctaaataaaatgataaagcATGCATATAATAAAATTCACGTGATTTATTAGATTTAGCCAAAAATCAGTTATTGCCGATTTCATAGGGCCAAAATTTACCAATCATTTGGTTTCCCGCGGTTTCTTCTCAGCTGTGCTTAGAGATAACGTCTACGTCAAAGTCATATACTAATTACCCAGAATTACCCTTACACATTTGTGAAATACACCTGGAAAGGCGCCGGGGCATTATAGTAAATTATTAACTAATAACTGTCATCGTTctgtaattaattgaaaatgcAACAGAACGGCGCGCAAAAGCTTTTGAGCATTAAAAGAGCGAGAATTCCACGTGGCAACGGTAAAGCCAAAAGGCCTCTCTCTCGCTCTAAAGCCACAGCTTCTTCCGTTTCTTGCTTTTGAGCTTCTCTTTTATAGCCAGTCTGGAGATTCTTGATTGACCATTCACctctttcttcctcttctctattATCTTTCTTGTTCTCTTGAATCTGCTCCTCTCGGAGCTTCCTCCTTCTCTTTTCTTGTTCTATTGATCctccattttcatttttttggtCATTCTTTGAAGTTTCGTGATTAATTTGAAAGTTTGAAGTGATCAAAATGCTTGACGGATTATTGAAGTCGAAATTCTATTCAAAATGGTATTTTATAAACCTTAAATTCTTTAATGTTTTCTTCCTTCTTTTGTTCATGGTGCTCTgttttttctttcctcttcctAAATCATTTGTTGATTCtgtttgttaattttaattaaactcCAAAATGCCTTTATAGCAAGTCGCTGATGAAGATGACAAAGGCTCGACTGGATAtgctaaagaagaagaaaagctcgGTGGCAAAGTTCTTAAAGAATGATATGGCTGAACTTATCAGGAATGGCCTTGATTACAATGCTTATTGCAGGGTTAGTTTTCCTCTTGgctttttgtaaaataaaatggaCAAGTTCTTTACGTTCAACTGTTTTTTCTGGAATAATTTTTGTtggacttcttttttttttttcctttgtatTTTTGTTGGACTTTTGATATGGCGTCCTGGAACTTCAATGCACTAGGAATATTTCCATTTGCCTTAACCTTTGCGATTTCCATTTTCAATGgtttgaaatcaaagatttcacaaaaaaattgatttaatttatttattttttattaaatttttttatttagtgtagaataatttatttttttaacttataaaactttatttttaaagaaataaatttagtataaattttaaagaaatcataTGAATTATCTGAATTCTTTGGTTGTAAAAACTCATGCCAAATGAAGAGTGCTTTTATTGgaaatttttatgataaaactAACTCACAGCAAGTGTTACACTAGGTGAATTTAATAATTTGGCCTAAGCGAATGACCCCACGTGGGACCCAATTTCTCACTTTAATGGCATGTTCACTTTACTGACTGTAGTTTTATATGGATGGTTATGCAGGCTGAAGGGCTTTTGGTTGAGCAGGAGATGTTAGCATGCTTCAATTTCATTGAGCAGTTCTGTGAATGCATCTCCAGCAATCTTTCAGCCATTTGTAAGCAGAGGTGTGCTGCTATCCAGTTTactacaaaaatatattattgtctTTAATCGAGTACACTCACACTTCACATTCATCTTCTGATTCAGGGAATGCCCCGAGGAATGCAGAGAAGCTGTACAATCTCTAATATATGCAGCAGCAAGAATTCCTGAATTCCCAGAACTGAGAGATCTTCGAACTCTATTTGTCGAAAGATATGGGACTCACCTTGaatcttttataaataaacagGTAAATAGATAAATCCACcccaaaagaaattaaaatgtttttgtaATACTCGATCattgaaaattttgttttatcTCGTTAAATTTTGTTACATCATTGAAAGTAACATATAAATAATTGAAAGTTTTGTCTTTATCTATTTAAAATTCttctatatattaaatttataactgATAGGGTAAATTGATTGTGTAGTTTGTTGAGACACTGAGGCCAAAGACTACGACAAAGGAGATGAAGCTTCAGTTAATGCATGACATTGCAGAAGAATTCAATATACAATGGAATGCAAAGTCTTTGGAACAGGAACTCTTCAAACAGCCTCAAGAGGTAAGCCCCTACATAACCCCACTCACCGCTCAGCCAAATTTTCATAGTTTATAAGCACAACACGAGATAATATTTTGGTCTCTGCAATGTTCTTCCATTGATAAGCACAGCCTGAGTGTTTTTTGTCTGGACCAGAATAATCGTTTTCCTAAAAACAATGATGACATTTCCCCGAAAGTAAACTGCAAGGGTAACGATGGGGGTGATGATTTCACAAAAAGAACAAAACATGAAACCGGGAACAAAGTGAATGACACGGTGGAGGATACGTTgctgagaaaagaaaaatccaaaCTTGCATTTCGTGGAAGGAAGAATAGCTTTAATGAGAGATACAATCTGCCTTGCAGCAGTGAAGATAAGGTGATTTCTCACAGGAGGAAAGGTAGCAGTGACCTCGACAGCCTACCAACTGGCAATGTTCATACTGAAGCTGATTTGATAAGTGAAGCTAAGACAAAACCAAAATCAGTCCGAAGGAGACCATTGAAGCCACCTCCAGGTCATGAAACTGTTGGCATTGTTGATAGACCATTGAAGCGACCGCCAGGCCATGAAAATTTTGTCAGACCTGAAAGTGGCGCGGTTGCAAAGGCTGATTCAACTGCAGTGAAAGAAGATGAGGTTAAAAGGGGTTCAATGAAAACGCAAGGAGATGATATTGAtcaaaaggaagaagaggaaaagatcaTTGATGGTCTTCTGATGCATTACTGCAAGGATTCAATGAAACCAAATCTAAAACCTCCTCCAAAGCTCAGAAGCACAAAGTCTGACTTGCATTTTCCACCAGGTAGAGAAGCATACCAAGCCGAAGAAGCAAGTCCAAAGAAGGCAGCAAAAGGGCATAATCGATTAGTTTCAATGCAGCCAGAGAATGGTCATGTGCACCCTAACCTGCCTGATTATGAAGATTTGGCAGCTCGATTTGCAGCTCTTAAgaggagataaaagaaaaatggcATTAGTTTCCTGGAACTTGACTGCTTGATATTAACCGTTTCCTATAACTAAAACAAACAGATAAAAGTGGATTTTTTGAAAAACATTAACATCTGGCATATGAGATCTGTATTTTCTGTCATCTATAGTCCCACTATATTCAAATGAAATCTGATTGTTTTAGTTCTTTGAAattgttaaataataatattatatggtTACATACGGTgagttcaaatttattttttattttctccatTAACTTCATATTTCAGCGGAGGGAAGATGGAAAATACTTTTAACTCTCCATTTCGAAtcaaaaattttttaagtatttaatttattttattaaaattcttatttataataaaaaaataatttttttaacttaaaaaatttatataaaaataaaattatgaataatttataagaattcatctatttttttttatataaaattattcctgcaaaaatgagagaaaaattcTAAATCAATACATAATAATTATG
Encoded proteins:
- the LOC110627094 gene encoding uncharacterized protein LOC110627094; translated protein: MLDGLLKSKFYSKCKSLMKMTKARLDMLKKKKSSVAKFLKNDMAELIRNGLDYNAYCRAEGLLVEQEMLACFNFIEQFCECISSNLSAICKQRECPEECREAVQSLIYAAARIPEFPELRDLRTLFVERYGTHLESFINKQFVETLRPKTTTKEMKLQLMHDIAEEFNIQWNAKSLEQELFKQPQENNRFPKNNDDISPKVNCKGNDGGDDFTKRTKHETGNKVNDTVEDTLLRKEKSKLAFRGRKNSFNERYNLPCSSEDKVISHRRKGSSDLDSLPTGNVHTEADLISEAKTKPKSVRRRPLKPPPGHETVGIVDRPLKRPPGHENFVRPESGAVAKADSTAVKEDEVKRGSMKTQGDDIDQKEEEEKIIDGLLMHYCKDSMKPNLKPPPKLRSTKSDLHFPPGREAYQAEEASPKKAAKGHNRLVSMQPENGHVHPNLPDYEDLAARFAALKRR